From Solidesulfovibrio carbinoliphilus subsp. oakridgensis, the proteins below share one genomic window:
- a CDS encoding DUF1269 domain-containing protein yields the protein MSDLIVVGYDDMFKAEEVRLKLLKMQKEYLVDLEDAVVAVKKQDGKVKLSQMYHLAASGAIGGGFWGALIGLIFLNPILGAVVGAGAGATAGALSDVGIDDDFMKKLAETLQPGTSVLFVLIRKMTADKVLAELSGTGGRVLQTSLSHEDEGKLQAALGAATAAS from the coding sequence ATGAGCGATCTGATCGTTGTGGGCTATGACGACATGTTCAAGGCGGAAGAGGTGCGGCTCAAACTCCTCAAGATGCAGAAGGAATACCTGGTCGATCTCGAGGACGCGGTGGTTGCCGTCAAAAAGCAGGACGGCAAGGTCAAGCTCAGCCAGATGTACCACCTGGCCGCTTCCGGGGCCATCGGTGGCGGCTTCTGGGGGGCGCTGATCGGGCTTATCTTCCTGAACCCGATTCTCGGCGCGGTGGTCGGCGCCGGGGCCGGGGCCACGGCCGGGGCCCTCTCCGACGTCGGCATTGACGACGATTTCATGAAAAAGCTGGCCGAAACCCTCCAACCCGGCACATCGGTCCTTTTCGTCCTCATCCGCAAGATGACGGCGGACAAGGTCCTGGCCGAACTGTCGGGCACGGGCGGCCGGGTGCTCCAGACCTCGCTGTCCCACGAGGACGAGGGCAAGCTGCAGGCCGCCCTCGGCGCCGCCACCGCCGCGTCCTGA
- the feoB gene encoding ferrous iron transport protein B: protein MPESIRVAVSGQPNCGKSTMFNAITGGSARVGNYPGITVDRLEGTYRQNGTISHLVDLPGTYSLTSYSMEELVARNVIVDEHPDVVINMVDATALERSLYLALQLLEIGAPLVLGLNMMDEVKRSGVTINVDRLSKLLGVPVVPCVARVGQGREELMQAVAAVAKKTGGVWKPLRLSYGPDLDPILDGMTQLIENAGFLTGRYDPRWVAVKYLESDEQVMVEGKKAGPAHDELVALTAEAEAVTLKNSATTPDAIIADWRYGFINGLLKQGVVAGGDELRRNHSDAIDRVVTHRLLGPCIMLAVLYLMFQVTFTIGEYPKGWLEAGFEWLSGLGTAYIPEGHLQSLIVSGIIGGVGSVMSFTPLICIMFLMLVFLEDLGYMARVAYMMDRVLRIFGLHGMSVMPLIISGGIPGGCAVPGVMSARTLRSPRERLATILTAPFMVCGAKTTAYLMLVAAFFPDNPTRAMFLVVLCAWGFVLLVSKLLRSTVIRGESTPFVMEIPPYRLPTLRGVILHTWERVWQYIKKAGTVILAVSILMWAVMTFPELPEDTVARYEAQRQAVVEKVKAANPEADEEAVAQLAEEDRKAVSDEQNEAALKYSVAGRVGEALTPVTNLAGFPWQANIALIGAFAAKEVFVSTMATAYSMGEVAADEADPLSEKLAADPAWTMPAVLAVFAFMLLYTPCMVTVVAIAKETNWKWGLFSVFGALGFAYIVAVLIYQIGSALA, encoded by the coding sequence ATGCCTGAGTCCATCCGCGTGGCCGTTTCCGGCCAGCCCAACTGCGGCAAGAGCACCATGTTCAACGCCATCACCGGCGGCTCGGCCCGGGTCGGCAACTACCCCGGCATCACCGTGGACCGCCTGGAGGGCACCTACCGGCAAAACGGCACCATAAGCCATCTGGTGGACCTGCCCGGCACCTACTCCCTGACCTCCTATTCCATGGAGGAGCTCGTCGCCCGCAACGTCATCGTGGACGAGCATCCGGACGTGGTCATCAACATGGTCGATGCCACGGCCCTGGAGCGCAGCCTCTACCTGGCCCTGCAGCTGCTCGAAATCGGGGCGCCCCTGGTCCTTGGCCTCAACATGATGGACGAGGTCAAGCGCAGCGGCGTCACCATCAACGTGGACCGGCTTTCGAAGCTCCTCGGCGTGCCGGTGGTGCCCTGCGTGGCCCGCGTCGGCCAGGGCCGCGAGGAGCTCATGCAGGCCGTGGCCGCCGTGGCCAAAAAGACCGGCGGCGTCTGGAAGCCGCTGCGCCTGTCCTACGGCCCGGACCTGGACCCGATCCTCGACGGGATGACCCAACTCATCGAAAACGCCGGCTTTCTGACCGGCCGCTACGATCCGCGCTGGGTGGCCGTCAAATACCTGGAGTCCGACGAACAGGTCATGGTTGAAGGGAAAAAGGCCGGCCCGGCCCACGACGAGCTCGTGGCCCTCACGGCCGAGGCCGAAGCCGTGACCCTCAAAAACAGCGCCACCACCCCGGACGCCATCATCGCCGACTGGCGCTACGGATTTATTAACGGCCTGCTCAAGCAGGGCGTGGTCGCGGGCGGCGACGAGCTGCGGCGCAACCACTCCGACGCCATCGACCGGGTGGTCACCCACCGGCTCCTTGGGCCGTGCATCATGCTGGCCGTCCTCTACCTCATGTTCCAGGTGACCTTCACCATCGGCGAATATCCCAAGGGGTGGCTGGAAGCCGGTTTCGAGTGGTTAAGCGGCCTCGGCACGGCCTACATTCCCGAAGGCCATCTCCAGTCGCTGATCGTCTCCGGCATCATCGGCGGCGTGGGCTCGGTCATGAGCTTCACGCCCTTGATCTGCATCATGTTCCTCATGCTCGTCTTTCTCGAAGACCTCGGCTACATGGCCCGGGTGGCCTACATGATGGACCGGGTGCTGCGGATTTTCGGCCTGCACGGCATGTCGGTCATGCCGCTGATCATTTCGGGCGGCATTCCGGGCGGCTGCGCCGTGCCGGGCGTCATGAGCGCCCGGACCCTTCGCAGTCCCCGCGAGCGGCTGGCCACCATCCTGACCGCGCCGTTCATGGTCTGCGGGGCCAAGACCACGGCCTACCTGATGCTCGTGGCCGCCTTTTTCCCGGACAACCCGACCCGGGCCATGTTTCTGGTGGTCCTTTGCGCCTGGGGATTCGTGCTCCTGGTCTCAAAGCTCCTGCGCTCGACCGTGATCCGGGGCGAGAGCACGCCCTTTGTCATGGAGATTCCGCCCTACCGCCTGCCGACCCTGCGCGGCGTCATCCTGCACACCTGGGAGCGGGTCTGGCAGTACATCAAAAAGGCCGGCACCGTGATTCTGGCTGTCTCCATCCTCATGTGGGCCGTCATGACCTTTCCGGAACTGCCCGAGGACACGGTGGCCCGGTACGAGGCCCAGCGCCAGGCAGTGGTGGAAAAGGTCAAGGCCGCCAATCCCGAGGCCGACGAAGAGGCCGTGGCCCAACTGGCCGAAGAGGACCGGAAGGCCGTCTCCGACGAGCAGAACGAGGCCGCGCTCAAGTATTCCGTGGCCGGCCGCGTGGGCGAGGCCCTGACCCCGGTGACCAACCTGGCCGGCTTCCCCTGGCAGGCCAACATCGCCTTGATCGGGGCCTTCGCGGCCAAGGAGGTCTTTGTCTCCACCATGGCCACGGCCTATTCCATGGGCGAGGTCGCGGCCGACGAGGCCGACCCCCTGAGCGAAAAGCTGGCCGCCGATCCGGCCTGGACCATGCCGGCCGTGCTGGCCGTCTTCGCCTTCATGCTCCTGTACACGCCCTGCATGGTCACGGTGGTGGCCATCGCCAAGGAGACGAACTGGAAGTGGGGGCTCTTTTCGGTCTTCGGAGCCCTGGGCTTCGCCTACATCGTGGCCGTCCTCATCTACCAGATCGGCAGCGCCCTGGCCTGA
- a CDS encoding methyl-accepting chemotaxis protein — protein sequence MNGMRMGTRIIGAFLVVSAIALAVGIIGYRGLRQTSSSMEDIVKNRLPGIPALLRIGTAMREIIVAQRTLLVPGIDGAFAAEQTQTVAQARDAIRQAMDDLRATAGTPQEQARLDALAAVLEKTRAANDRLFAKIHEWEKDKTDLLATMDVLATTSDMRTTHRESLAALDAAITATVAASEAVYREAEAGARADSRNIFLGMGAGALLALAFGIGLTRMITRPLARTVAFAEDVSRGVLDREPDVRCGGEIGALAKALSRMVRELRRLLAEAREKGEEAAREADKAREATAAVEQARRDAAEATRQGIVQAASEIEQVVSVVTSASEQLSTQIELTSQGMDRQSRRLGGTATAMDDMSRTIAGVAQSAGEAARTAEDARAKAQEGEAVVGSVVAGIGEAQALALGLKKDMAALGGQAEGIGRVIGVINEIADQTNLLALNAAIEAARAGEAGRGFAVVADEVRKLAEKTMVATREVDTAIRDIQQGARTNIEGVDRAVAAIETSTGLAHTSGEALAAIVRLIELTSGQVRSIAEASQREAAEGDEIDRSIQDVTVIAAETAQAMGQATQAVAELARQAHVLQELVADMQSQS from the coding sequence ATGAACGGGATGCGCATGGGGACGCGGATCATCGGCGCGTTTCTCGTGGTTTCGGCCATCGCCCTGGCCGTCGGGATCATCGGCTATCGGGGCTTGCGCCAGACCTCCTCCTCCATGGAGGACATCGTCAAAAACCGGCTGCCGGGCATCCCGGCGCTCCTGCGCATCGGCACGGCCATGCGCGAGATCATCGTGGCCCAGCGGACCCTGCTCGTGCCCGGCATCGACGGCGCCTTCGCGGCCGAGCAGACCCAAACCGTGGCCCAGGCCCGGGACGCCATCCGCCAGGCCATGGACGACCTCCGGGCTACGGCCGGCACCCCGCAGGAACAGGCCCGCCTCGACGCCCTGGCGGCTGTCCTTGAAAAGACCCGCGCGGCCAACGACCGGCTCTTCGCCAAGATCCACGAGTGGGAGAAGGACAAGACCGACCTCCTGGCCACCATGGACGTCCTGGCCACCACCTCGGACATGCGGACCACCCACCGGGAAAGCCTGGCCGCCCTCGACGCCGCCATCACGGCCACCGTGGCGGCGTCCGAGGCGGTCTACCGGGAGGCCGAGGCCGGGGCCCGGGCCGATTCGCGCAACATCTTCCTCGGCATGGGCGCGGGGGCCCTGCTCGCCCTGGCCTTCGGCATCGGGCTCACCCGCATGATCACCCGTCCCCTGGCCCGGACCGTCGCCTTTGCCGAGGACGTCAGCCGCGGGGTTCTCGACCGGGAACCGGACGTGCGGTGCGGCGGGGAGATCGGGGCCCTGGCCAAGGCGCTGTCCCGCATGGTCCGCGAGCTGCGGCGTCTCTTGGCCGAGGCCCGGGAAAAGGGCGAGGAGGCGGCCCGGGAGGCCGACAAGGCCCGGGAGGCCACGGCCGCCGTGGAGCAGGCCCGCCGGGACGCGGCCGAGGCCACGCGCCAGGGCATCGTCCAGGCGGCCTCGGAAATCGAGCAGGTCGTGTCCGTGGTCACCTCGGCCTCGGAACAGCTCTCCACCCAGATCGAACTGACCAGCCAGGGCATGGACCGGCAGTCGCGGCGCCTTGGCGGCACGGCCACGGCCATGGACGACATGTCGCGGACCATCGCCGGCGTGGCCCAGAGCGCCGGCGAGGCCGCCCGCACCGCCGAGGACGCCCGGGCCAAGGCGCAAGAGGGCGAGGCCGTGGTCGGCTCGGTGGTGGCCGGCATCGGCGAGGCCCAGGCCCTGGCCCTTGGCCTCAAAAAGGACATGGCCGCCCTTGGCGGCCAGGCCGAGGGCATCGGCCGGGTCATCGGCGTCATCAACGAGATCGCGGACCAGACCAACCTCCTGGCCCTGAACGCGGCCATCGAGGCGGCCCGGGCCGGCGAGGCCGGGCGCGGTTTCGCCGTGGTCGCCGACGAGGTCCGAAAACTGGCCGAAAAGACCATGGTGGCCACCCGCGAGGTGGACACGGCCATCCGCGACATCCAGCAGGGGGCCCGCACCAACATCGAGGGCGTGGACCGGGCCGTGGCCGCCATCGAGACGTCCACCGGCCTGGCCCACACTTCGGGCGAGGCGCTGGCCGCCATCGTGCGCCTGATCGAGCTGACCTCCGGCCAGGTCCGCTCCATCGCCGAGGCCTCCCAGCGGGAGGCGGCCGAAGGCGACGAGATCGACCGCTCGATCCAGGACGTGACGGTCATCGCGGCCGAAACCGCCCAGGCCATGGGCCAGGCCACCCAGGCCGTGGCCGAGCTGGCCCGGCAGGCCCACGTGCTCCAGGAGCTCGTGGCCGACATGCAGTCCCAGTCTTAG
- a CDS encoding methyl-accepting chemotaxis protein gives MNLVNGLTLRTKLLCTFIFLACFTLAVGLFGINRMAFIGDNSTKLYRQATLPLSYISDIAISFQRYRVNMAVLVGIDDKYEKTKMIDGNKILSEKINATMPLLSEALASAAEKKLVRELEEARNAYMQYAAQVTGLVLAGKVAEAGTLLQGETRHRADLYRALIDKLITSINDDGKALSDNNITSAGDSARLMYGIIGLTFAISIALGFIVTSSIAAQLGEDPHYLHAVADRIAHGDLDVAFRRQQKPGGVYAVLQDMVAAMKARIAEAQEKSREAGQEAERAGRATEEARAATAQAERAKRDGMLQAADRLSSVVGVVSSASEELASRIGRSSEGADEQSHRLSETATAMEEMNATVLEVARNASQATDTAEKAKQKAEDGADTVQRVVTGIGQVQSQSLELKSDMTLLGQQAEGIGHIMNVISDIADQTNLLALNAAIEAARAGEAGRGFAVVADEVRKLAEKTMTATQEVGSAIRQIQQGTRKNIETVDRTFATIEEATGLATASGEALREIVQYVDLSTDQVRSIATASEEQSSASEEINRSVEDVNRIAADTRDALRLCAKTVADLARQAQELDAMVREMQAGGDMATGGRAALPAGGRPRAIG, from the coding sequence ATGAATCTGGTCAACGGCCTGACCTTGCGCACAAAGTTACTGTGTACATTTATTTTTTTGGCCTGCTTTACATTGGCCGTCGGATTGTTCGGAATCAACAGGATGGCATTCATAGGCGACAACTCGACGAAGCTTTACCGACAGGCGACACTGCCCTTGTCGTATATCTCCGACATCGCCATTTCGTTCCAGCGTTACCGCGTCAACATGGCCGTCCTTGTGGGCATCGACGATAAATATGAAAAAACGAAGATGATTGACGGGAACAAGATTCTCTCGGAAAAAATAAACGCCACCATGCCCCTCCTGTCAGAGGCCCTGGCATCCGCCGCGGAGAAGAAACTTGTCCGGGAGCTGGAAGAGGCGCGCAACGCGTACATGCAATACGCCGCCCAGGTGACCGGGCTGGTGCTTGCCGGCAAGGTAGCGGAGGCCGGCACGTTGCTCCAGGGGGAAACGCGACACCGGGCCGACCTGTACAGAGCCCTGATCGACAAGCTGATCACGTCCATAAACGACGACGGCAAGGCGCTCTCGGACAACAACATCACAAGCGCCGGGGATTCGGCCCGCCTGATGTACGGCATCATCGGGCTGACCTTTGCCATTTCCATTGCCCTCGGCTTTATCGTCACCAGCAGCATTGCCGCGCAACTGGGAGAGGATCCGCATTACCTGCACGCGGTCGCCGACAGGATCGCCCATGGCGACCTGGACGTGGCCTTTCGACGGCAGCAAAAACCCGGCGGCGTCTACGCGGTCCTGCAGGACATGGTGGCGGCCATGAAAGCCAGAATCGCGGAGGCGCAAGAAAAGTCGCGGGAGGCCGGCCAGGAGGCGGAACGCGCCGGGCGGGCCACCGAGGAGGCCCGGGCCGCCACGGCCCAGGCCGAACGCGCCAAGCGCGACGGCATGCTCCAGGCGGCCGATCGGCTGTCGTCGGTGGTCGGCGTCGTGTCTTCGGCTTCGGAAGAACTGGCGTCCCGGATCGGCCGGTCGAGCGAAGGGGCCGACGAGCAGTCCCACCGGCTGTCGGAAACCGCCACCGCCATGGAAGAGATGAACGCCACGGTCCTCGAAGTGGCCAGAAACGCTTCCCAGGCCACGGATACCGCCGAGAAAGCGAAACAAAAGGCCGAGGACGGGGCCGACACCGTCCAGCGGGTCGTCACCGGCATCGGCCAGGTACAAAGCCAGTCCCTGGAACTCAAGTCCGACATGACGCTCCTTGGCCAGCAGGCCGAGGGCATCGGGCATATCATGAACGTCATTTCCGACATCGCCGACCAGACCAACCTGCTGGCCTTAAACGCCGCCATCGAGGCCGCCCGGGCCGGGGAGGCCGGACGCGGCTTCGCCGTGGTGGCCGACGAGGTCAGAAAGCTCGCGGAAAAAACCATGACCGCCACCCAGGAAGTGGGGAGCGCCATCCGGCAGATCCAGCAGGGCACGCGCAAGAACATCGAGACCGTGGACCGGACGTTTGCCACCATCGAGGAAGCGACCGGCCTGGCCACGGCCTCGGGCGAGGCCCTGCGCGAGATCGTCCAGTATGTGGACCTGAGCACCGACCAGGTCCGCTCCATCGCCACGGCCTCGGAGGAGCAGTCCTCGGCCAGCGAGGAGATCAACCGGTCGGTGGAGGACGTCAACCGCATCGCGGCCGACACCCGGGACGCCCTGCGCCTGTGCGCCAAGACCGTGGCGGACCTGGCGCGGCAGGCCCAGGAACTCGACGCCATGGTCCGGGAAATGCAGGCCGGCGGGGACATGGCGACTGGCGGCCGCGCGGCGCTGCCGGCCGGCGGGCGGCCCCGGGCCATCGGCTGA
- the greA gene encoding transcription elongation factor GreA, with amino-acid sequence MESIPITVEGFRRLERELERLKKERPAIILAIKEAREEGDLRENAGYEAARERQGMLEARINFIESRMPRFNVIDLSTLGGDQVIFGATVEIEDVDTGDIKKYTLLGPDEAEPSKGSISILSPVGLALLGKYEGDEIVVDAPRGKINYEIVSITFNGVPDPS; translated from the coding sequence ATGGAAAGCATCCCTATTACTGTTGAAGGCTTCAGGCGGCTCGAACGCGAACTGGAACGGCTCAAGAAGGAGCGGCCGGCCATCATCCTGGCCATCAAGGAAGCCCGCGAGGAAGGCGACCTGCGCGAGAACGCCGGGTACGAAGCCGCCCGCGAACGCCAGGGCATGCTTGAAGCCCGCATCAATTTCATCGAATCGCGCATGCCGCGCTTCAACGTCATCGACCTTTCCACCCTCGGCGGCGACCAGGTCATCTTCGGGGCCACCGTGGAAATCGAGGACGTGGATACGGGCGACATCAAGAAATACACCCTGCTCGGGCCCGACGAGGCCGAACCGAGCAAGGGCTCCATTTCCATCCTCTCGCCGGTGGGCCTGGCCCTGCTCGGCAAGTACGAAGGCGACGAGATCGTGGTCGACGCCCCGCGCGGCAAGATCAACTACGAGATCGTGTCCATCACCTTCAACGGCGTCCCCGACCCTTCCTGA
- a CDS encoding sensor histidine kinase, translating into MLLSDIPTERLRRFRELLGLSELTENPLARWAGTLGADPEAFADRIQAFVLEMPQLRIVQENLPDPAKLRRNWGEWFSGLFARGLGDELLTRLWRSGQAHVAYNVDHRLISTAYALARAYLHERAAGEVPVLELAGALRSIDAMVDFSLLVETDAFVTFATRCELEVIQGLAHQVRNPIAAIGGQARRLLRLRGQDPDVAAAAQVVLEEAVRLEGLARSVTRYMDATEREPTAAATPLAPVLSEVLARVRTLPGAEATAVTVAIAPETAVMAMARPDLDALLAALLDNAFRYAAPEDPRVTIHCGPSDGRPGYAVLTIDNTGQTLTGEELTSIFSPFHSSEPMNTGMGLAMAKTITRKYSGGISMGLLQGGTRCAVTLPLPAEEPASA; encoded by the coding sequence ATGCTCCTCTCCGACATCCCCACCGAGCGCCTGCGCCGGTTTCGCGAGCTCCTTGGCCTCTCCGAACTGACGGAAAACCCGCTGGCCCGGTGGGCCGGCACCCTCGGGGCCGACCCCGAGGCCTTTGCCGACCGCATCCAGGCCTTTGTGCTGGAGATGCCCCAGCTGCGCATCGTCCAGGAGAACCTGCCCGACCCGGCCAAACTGCGCCGCAACTGGGGCGAATGGTTTTCCGGGCTCTTCGCCCGGGGCCTTGGCGACGAACTCTTGACCCGCCTGTGGCGCAGCGGCCAGGCCCACGTGGCCTACAACGTGGACCACCGGCTCATCAGCACCGCCTACGCCCTGGCCCGGGCCTATCTGCACGAACGGGCGGCCGGGGAGGTTCCCGTCCTGGAGCTGGCCGGGGCCCTCCGGTCCATCGACGCCATGGTCGATTTCAGCCTCCTGGTCGAGACCGACGCCTTTGTCACCTTTGCCACGCGGTGCGAACTGGAAGTCATCCAGGGCCTGGCCCACCAGGTCCGCAATCCCATCGCGGCCATCGGCGGCCAGGCGAGGCGGCTTTTGCGGCTACGCGGCCAGGATCCGGACGTGGCCGCTGCGGCCCAGGTGGTGCTGGAGGAGGCCGTGCGCCTGGAGGGGCTGGCCCGGTCCGTCACCCGCTACATGGATGCCACCGAGCGCGAGCCGACGGCGGCGGCCACCCCGCTCGCCCCGGTCCTGTCCGAGGTCCTGGCCCGGGTCAGGACCCTGCCCGGCGCCGAGGCCACCGCCGTCACCGTCGCCATCGCGCCGGAAACCGCGGTCATGGCCATGGCCCGGCCGGACCTCGATGCCCTGCTCGCGGCCCTACTCGACAACGCCTTCCGCTACGCCGCGCCCGAGGACCCGCGCGTCACCATCCACTGCGGCCCAAGCGACGGCCGCCCCGGGTACGCGGTCCTGACCATCGACAACACCGGCCAGACCCTGACCGGCGAAGAGCTGACCAGCATCTTCAGCCCCTTCCATTCGAGCGAGCCCATGAACACGGGCATGGGCCTGGCCATGGCCAAGACCATCACGCGCAAGTACTCCGGCGGCATCAGCATGGGCCTGCTCCAGGGCGGCACCCGTTGCGCCGTCACCCTGCCCCTGCCGGCGGAGGAACCTGCATCGGCCTAG
- a CDS encoding FeoA family protein, protein MVISMRKMAVNQKGCIRAVTACGEMGRRIRDMGLVPGTEFMVVGRAPLTDPVAVRMKGFTLSLRNGEAEYISVEACQDA, encoded by the coding sequence ATGGTGATTTCGATGCGGAAGATGGCCGTCAACCAGAAGGGCTGCATCCGTGCGGTCACGGCCTGCGGCGAGATGGGGCGGCGTATCCGGGACATGGGGCTCGTTCCCGGCACCGAGTTCATGGTGGTCGGCCGCGCGCCCCTGACCGATCCGGTCGCCGTGCGCATGAAGGGATTCACCTTGTCGCTGCGAAACGGCGAGGCCGAGTATATTTCCGTGGAGGCGTGCCAAGATGCCTGA
- a CDS encoding cache domain-containing protein, giving the protein MKRLPLVWLCLVLCCLLPAAALAEERGSKEEAMAMVQKAVAAIKADGQEKTFAAISDSKGPFVDRDLYVVVYDLHGKCLAHGANAKQIGRDLTELRDPDGKFFIKERIELGKAKDNFWQDYKYLNPMTKLIEPKSMYMEKTGDLLVGCGIYKP; this is encoded by the coding sequence ATGAAACGACTGCCGCTCGTCTGGTTGTGCCTTGTCCTGTGCTGTTTGCTGCCCGCCGCCGCCCTGGCCGAAGAACGCGGCTCCAAGGAGGAGGCCATGGCCATGGTGCAAAAGGCCGTGGCCGCCATCAAGGCCGATGGCCAGGAAAAGACCTTTGCCGCCATCAGCGATTCCAAGGGACCGTTTGTCGACCGCGACCTGTATGTCGTGGTCTACGACCTGCATGGCAAGTGTCTGGCCCACGGCGCCAATGCCAAGCAAATCGGCCGGGACCTGACCGAGCTTCGCGACCCGGATGGCAAGTTCTTCATCAAGGAACGGATCGAACTGGGCAAGGCCAAAGACAATTTCTGGCAGGACTACAAATATTTAAATCCCATGACCAAGCTGATCGAACCCAAGTCCATGTACATGGAAAAGACCGGCGACCTCCTGGTCGGCTGCGGCATTTACAAGCCCTAG
- a CDS encoding nucleoside 2-deoxyribosyltransferase has translation MRVYLAGPLFTLAERRFMAHLRDLAGGLPGVAAAWPGDFFADHDLAALGAGAKEHIFAGCVAGLQASDLVVAVLDGPQVDDGTAWEVGYAYARGLPAWGLRTDFRGAGDTAHSLVNCMVECSCAKTFRDVDSLLAALAALASDRLAG, from the coding sequence ATGCGCGTCTATCTCGCGGGACCGCTTTTCACCCTGGCCGAACGGCGTTTCATGGCCCACCTGCGCGACCTGGCCGGGGGCCTGCCCGGCGTGGCCGCGGCCTGGCCGGGCGATTTTTTCGCGGACCACGACCTGGCCGCCCTGGGGGCCGGGGCCAAGGAGCACATCTTTGCGGGCTGCGTGGCCGGACTGCAGGCCTCGGATCTGGTCGTGGCCGTGCTCGACGGCCCCCAGGTGGACGACGGCACGGCCTGGGAAGTCGGCTACGCCTATGCCCGGGGCCTCCCGGCCTGGGGGTTGCGCACGGATTTCCGGGGGGCCGGCGACACCGCCCATTCCCTGGTCAACTGCATGGTCGAATGCTCCTGCGCCAAAACCTTCCGGGATGTCGATTCCTTGCTCGCGGCCCTGGCCGCCCTCGCCTCGGACCGCCTGGCCGGATGA